The following proteins come from a genomic window of Andrena cerasifolii isolate SP2316 chromosome 6, iyAndCera1_principal, whole genome shotgun sequence:
- the LOC143369690 gene encoding uncharacterized protein LOC143369690 isoform X1 has protein sequence MKRSGTSRDGAFVVCRLFVVERGSDEKTMAAIARAIRAVSIACRKFNWQNRFGCSRGTYEWQKSESRTIRGKNGKAAFRILAGIVGGCAVFLYSLEESVEALDNSLISLPRYPWGFKGVLKSFDHAALRRGWVVYRTVCHTCHSLRYVRFLDLVNVSHTAEEATAIAAEFEVTRALQSFKFKARDLTNDLEQVEDGPDEAGNYYDRPGKLTDSVPDPYPNEQAARVANFGSYPPDLTMMVNARKRGIDYLFSLLTGWKEPPVGVHLADGQYFNPYFPGAVTAMAQMFYPGTIEYDDGTPATESQMAKDVVEFLSWTASPEHNTRKIMTLK, from the exons ATGAAACGAAGCGGGACGAGCCGAGACGGGGCGTTCGTTGTTTGTCGACTGTTTGTTGTCGAGCGTGGATCCGATGAGAAAACGATGGCGGCAATCGCGAGAGCAATTCGAGCTGTGTCAATAGCGTGTCGGAAATTTAATTGGCAGAATCGATTCGGCTGTTCCAGAGGTACATACGAATGGCAGAAATCAGAATCGCGGactattagaggaaaaaatggtaAAGCAGCGTTTAGGATCCTAGCTGGAATCGTCGGTGGTTGCGCCGTGTTTCTTTACTCTCTGGAGGAATCAGTGGAGGCGCTGGATAACTCGCTGATCTCGTTGCCGCGGTACCCGTGGGGGTTCAAAGGCGTGCTCAAGTCGTTTGATCACGCGGCTCTGAGAAGAGGATGGGTGGTCTATCGAACCGTGTGCCACACGTGTCACAGTCTGCGATACGTTCGGTTCCTCGATCTGGTGAACGTGTCGCACACGGCAGAGGAGGCGACGGCGATCGCCGCCGAGTTCGAGGTTACGCGAGCTTTACAATCGTTTAAGTTTAAAGCGCGAGACCTAACGAATGATTTGGAACAGGTCGAGGACGGTCCCGACGAAGCAGGCAACTACTACGACAGGCCTGGGAAGTTGACCGACTCGGTCCCGGACCCTTATCCGAACGAGCAGGCGGCCAGAGTCGCTAACTTTGGCTCGTATCCACCGGATCTGACAATGATGGTTAACGCGCGAAAACGTGGCATCGATTATCTGTTTTCCCTGCTCACAGGATGGAAGGAACCGCCGGTGGGCGTGCATTTGGCCGACGGACAATATTTCAACCCTTATTTTCCCGGCGCTGTCACCGCAATGGCGCAA ATGTTTTACCCGGGCACAATCGAGTACGACGATGGGACACCAGCGACGGAGTCGCAAATGGCAAAGGACGTGGTAGAATTTCTATCGTGGACGGCGTCTCCGGAGCACAACACGCGGAAGATTATGACGTTGAAAT AA
- the LOC143369694 gene encoding transmembrane protein 222 isoform X2 — protein sequence MLALLVIPLVHISDCSPDRDRSWYFLPVIGHMGIATSTGVIRDFAGPYHVSEDNMAFGKPTKYWQLNYTKAKGGGQGWDSAVAEASEMYKTRMHNIFCDNCHSHVGKALNLMSYDDSNGWNMVNLAFLMLVHGKYVSFLGFLKTWMPFCFLAAVVALVCLFLL from the exons ATGCTCGCACTGCTTGTCATTCCGCTTGTACATATATCAGATTGTTCGCCAGATCGCGATCGATCATG GTATTTTTTACCGGTTATCGGCCACATGGGCATTGCTACTTCCACCGGTGTGATACGGGATTTCGCGGGTCCGTATCACGTAAGCGAAGATAATATGGCTTTTGGAAAGCCCACTAAATACTGGCAATTGAACTACACCAAAGCAAAAGGAGGCGGTCAAGGATGGGACTCCGCAGTTGCGGAAGCTAGCGAAATGTACAAGACTAGAATG CATAATATATTCTGCGACAACTGCCATTCTCACGTGGGTAAGGCCTTGAATTTAATGTCGTACGACGATTCAAATGGTTGGAACATGGTAAACCTAGCGTTTCTCATGCTAGTACATGGAAAATATGTAAG TTTTCTAGGTTTTCTCAAAACCTGGATGCCATTTTGCTTCTTAGCCGCCGTCGTCGCATTGGTTTGCCTGTTTCTACTATAA
- the LOC143369694 gene encoding transmembrane protein 222 isoform X1: MEDSKLLTGVLGSSGGTLNMIPSAIDPVKQRFPFCIVWTPIPILTYFLPVIGHMGIATSTGVIRDFAGPYHVSEDNMAFGKPTKYWQLNYTKAKGGGQGWDSAVAEASEMYKTRMHNIFCDNCHSHVGKALNLMSYDDSNGWNMVNLAFLMLVHGKYVSFLGFLKTWMPFCFLAAVVALVCLFLL; this comes from the exons ATGGAAGATAGTAAATTGTTGACCGGTGTGCTAGGTTCCTCGGGTGGTACATTAAACATGATTCCCTCTGCTATAGATCCAGTAAAACAGAGATTTCCATTCTGTATAGTCTGGACACCGATTCCAATTTTAAC GTATTTTTTACCGGTTATCGGCCACATGGGCATTGCTACTTCCACCGGTGTGATACGGGATTTCGCGGGTCCGTATCACGTAAGCGAAGATAATATGGCTTTTGGAAAGCCCACTAAATACTGGCAATTGAACTACACCAAAGCAAAAGGAGGCGGTCAAGGATGGGACTCCGCAGTTGCGGAAGCTAGCGAAATGTACAAGACTAGAATG CATAATATATTCTGCGACAACTGCCATTCTCACGTGGGTAAGGCCTTGAATTTAATGTCGTACGACGATTCAAATGGTTGGAACATGGTAAACCTAGCGTTTCTCATGCTAGTACATGGAAAATATGTAAG TTTTCTAGGTTTTCTCAAAACCTGGATGCCATTTTGCTTCTTAGCCGCCGTCGTCGCATTGGTTTGCCTGTTTCTACTATAA
- the LOC143369690 gene encoding uncharacterized protein LOC143369690 isoform X2 yields the protein MKRSGTSRDGAFVVCRLFVVERGSDEKTMAAIARAIRAVSIACRKFNWQNRFGCSRGTYEWQKSESRTIRGKNGKAAFRILAGIVGGCAVFLYSLEESVEALDNSLISLPRYPWGFKGVLKSFDHAALRRGWVVYRTVCHTCHSLRYVRFLDLVNVSHTAEEATAIAAEFEVEDGPDEAGNYYDRPGKLTDSVPDPYPNEQAARVANFGSYPPDLTMMVNARKRGIDYLFSLLTGWKEPPVGVHLADGQYFNPYFPGAVTAMAQMFYPGTIEYDDGTPATESQMAKDVVEFLSWTASPEHNTRKIMTLK from the exons ATGAAACGAAGCGGGACGAGCCGAGACGGGGCGTTCGTTGTTTGTCGACTGTTTGTTGTCGAGCGTGGATCCGATGAGAAAACGATGGCGGCAATCGCGAGAGCAATTCGAGCTGTGTCAATAGCGTGTCGGAAATTTAATTGGCAGAATCGATTCGGCTGTTCCAGAGGTACATACGAATGGCAGAAATCAGAATCGCGGactattagaggaaaaaatggtaAAGCAGCGTTTAGGATCCTAGCTGGAATCGTCGGTGGTTGCGCCGTGTTTCTTTACTCTCTGGAGGAATCAGTGGAGGCGCTGGATAACTCGCTGATCTCGTTGCCGCGGTACCCGTGGGGGTTCAAAGGCGTGCTCAAGTCGTTTGATCACGCGGCTCTGAGAAGAGGATGGGTGGTCTATCGAACCGTGTGCCACACGTGTCACAGTCTGCGATACGTTCGGTTCCTCGATCTGGTGAACGTGTCGCACACGGCAGAGGAGGCGACGGCGATCGCCGCCGAGTTCGAG GTCGAGGACGGTCCCGACGAAGCAGGCAACTACTACGACAGGCCTGGGAAGTTGACCGACTCGGTCCCGGACCCTTATCCGAACGAGCAGGCGGCCAGAGTCGCTAACTTTGGCTCGTATCCACCGGATCTGACAATGATGGTTAACGCGCGAAAACGTGGCATCGATTATCTGTTTTCCCTGCTCACAGGATGGAAGGAACCGCCGGTGGGCGTGCATTTGGCCGACGGACAATATTTCAACCCTTATTTTCCCGGCGCTGTCACCGCAATGGCGCAA ATGTTTTACCCGGGCACAATCGAGTACGACGATGGGACACCAGCGACGGAGTCGCAAATGGCAAAGGACGTGGTAGAATTTCTATCGTGGACGGCGTCTCCGGAGCACAACACGCGGAAGATTATGACGTTGAAAT AA